A DNA window from Bos javanicus breed banteng chromosome 10, ARS-OSU_banteng_1.0, whole genome shotgun sequence contains the following coding sequences:
- the PARP16 gene encoding protein mono-ADP-ribosyltransferase PARP16 isoform X1 — MQPVGWAAVREAAGRDVLAADLRCSFFASALRSYKRDSVLRPFPASYARHDCKDFEALLADASKLPNLKELLQSSGEKDPWAWDLMSWILSSKVLTIHSAGKSEFEKIQKLTGTPHTPVPVPDFLFEIEYSDPANAKFYETKGERDLIYAFHGSRLENFHSIIHNGLHCHLNKTSLFGEGTYLTSDLSLALIYSPHGHGWQHSLLGPILSCVAVCEVIDHPDVKCQTKKKDSKEIDRRRARIKHSEGGDVPPKYFVVTNNQLLRVKYLLVYSQKQPNSRASSQLSWVSSHWFMVMITLYLLLLLTVSVINSSAFQHFWNRAKR; from the exons ATGCAGCCCGTGGGGTGGGCGGCCGTCAGGGAGGCGGCAGGCCGTGACGTGCTGGCCGCCGACCTGCGCTGCAGCTTCTTCGCCTCGGCCCTGCGGAGCTACAAGCGCGACTCAGTGCTGCGGCCCTTCCCCGCGTCCTATGCCCGCCACGACTGCAAGGACTTCGAGGCCCTG CTTGCAGATGCCAGCAAGTTACCTAACCTGAAAGAACTTCTCCAGTCCTCAGGAGAAAAAGACCCATGGGCCTGGGACCTGATGAGCTGGATTTTATCGTCAAAGGTCCTGACAATCCACAGTGCAGGGAAGTCAGAG TTTGAAAAGATCCAAAAGCTGACTGGTACCCCTCACACGCCTGTCCCCGTGCCGGACTTCCTGTTTGAAATCGAGTACTCCGACCCAGCCAATGCCAAATTTTACGAGACCAAAGGAGAACGCGACCTCATCTACGCCTTCCACGGGAGCCGCCTAGAGAACTTCCATTCCATCATCCACAATGGCCTGCACTGCCACCTGAACAAG ACATCCTTGTTTGGGGAAGGGACCTACCTCACCAGTGACCTGAGCCTGGCCCTCATTTACAGCCCCCATGGCCACGGGTGGCAGCACAGTCTCCTCGGCCCCATCCTTAGCTGCGTGGCTGTGTGTGAGGTCATTGACCATCCAGACGTCAAGTGCCAAACGAAGAAGAAGG ATTCCAAGGAGATAGATCGCAGGAGAGCGAGAATCAAGCACAGTGAAGGGGGCGACGTCCCTCCAAAGTACTTTGTGGTCACTAATAACCAGCTCTTGCGCGTGAAGTACCTGCTGGTGTACTCGCAGAAGCAGCCCAACAG CAGGGCTTCCAGccagctctcctgggtctccagccatTGGTTTATGGTCATGATCACcctgtatctgctgctgctgctcacagTGAGTGTCATCAACTCCTCAGCTTTCCAACACTTTTGGAATCGTGCGAAGAGATAA
- the PARP16 gene encoding protein mono-ADP-ribosyltransferase PARP16 isoform X2: MQPVGWAAVREAAGRDVLAADLRCSFFASALRSYKRDSVLRPFPASYARHDCKDFEALLADASKLPNLKELLQSSGEKDPWAWDLMSWILSSKVLTIHSAGKSEFEKIQKLTGTPHTPVPVPDFLFEIEYSDPANAKFYETKGERDLIYAFHGSRLENFHSIIHNGLHCHLNKTSLFGEGTYLTSDLSLALIYSPHGHGWQHSLLGPILSCVAVCEVIDHPDVKCQTKKKDSKEIDRRRARIKHSEGGDVPPKYFVVTNNQLLRVKYLLVYSQKQPNRASSQLSWVSSHWFMVMITLYLLLLLTVSVINSSAFQHFWNRAKR, translated from the exons ATGCAGCCCGTGGGGTGGGCGGCCGTCAGGGAGGCGGCAGGCCGTGACGTGCTGGCCGCCGACCTGCGCTGCAGCTTCTTCGCCTCGGCCCTGCGGAGCTACAAGCGCGACTCAGTGCTGCGGCCCTTCCCCGCGTCCTATGCCCGCCACGACTGCAAGGACTTCGAGGCCCTG CTTGCAGATGCCAGCAAGTTACCTAACCTGAAAGAACTTCTCCAGTCCTCAGGAGAAAAAGACCCATGGGCCTGGGACCTGATGAGCTGGATTTTATCGTCAAAGGTCCTGACAATCCACAGTGCAGGGAAGTCAGAG TTTGAAAAGATCCAAAAGCTGACTGGTACCCCTCACACGCCTGTCCCCGTGCCGGACTTCCTGTTTGAAATCGAGTACTCCGACCCAGCCAATGCCAAATTTTACGAGACCAAAGGAGAACGCGACCTCATCTACGCCTTCCACGGGAGCCGCCTAGAGAACTTCCATTCCATCATCCACAATGGCCTGCACTGCCACCTGAACAAG ACATCCTTGTTTGGGGAAGGGACCTACCTCACCAGTGACCTGAGCCTGGCCCTCATTTACAGCCCCCATGGCCACGGGTGGCAGCACAGTCTCCTCGGCCCCATCCTTAGCTGCGTGGCTGTGTGTGAGGTCATTGACCATCCAGACGTCAAGTGCCAAACGAAGAAGAAGG ATTCCAAGGAGATAGATCGCAGGAGAGCGAGAATCAAGCACAGTGAAGGGGGCGACGTCCCTCCAAAGTACTTTGTGGTCACTAATAACCAGCTCTTGCGCGTGAAGTACCTGCTGGTGTACTCGCAGAAGCAGCCCAACAG GGCTTCCAGccagctctcctgggtctccagccatTGGTTTATGGTCATGATCACcctgtatctgctgctgctgctcacagTGAGTGTCATCAACTCCTCAGCTTTCCAACACTTTTGGAATCGTGCGAAGAGATAA